One stretch of Saccharomonospora xinjiangensis XJ-54 DNA includes these proteins:
- the ctaD gene encoding aa3-type cytochrome oxidase subunit I, with protein sequence MDTQIGVRPTRIQQPAPLPGKRWQAMLSLLRTTDHKVIGKLYMVTSMVFFMVGGVMALLIRAELAQPGLHFLSTEQYNQMFTLHGTLMLLLYATPVLFAFANLVLPLQIGSPDVAFPRLNAFSYWLFLLGGLIVMGSLLTPGGGADFGWTAYTPLSRPTFSPGIGGNLWVMGLVVSGLGTILGAVNMITTVVCLRAPGMTMWRMPLFTWNILFTSILILIAFPPLTAALLGLGADRLIGAHVFDPANGGAILWQHLFWFFGHPEVYIIALPFFGIITEIIPVFSRKPLFGYRLMVFATIGIMGLSAVVWAHHMFATGAVLLPFFSMTTFLIAVPTGIKFFNWIGTMWKGQLTFETPMLFSVGFLVTFLLGGLSGVILAAPPLDFHVHDTYFVVAHFHYVLFGTIVFATFAGIYFWFPKFTGRMMNEPLGKLHFWLTFVGFHTAFLVQHWLGNEGMPRRYADYLPTDGFTTLHAVSSIGSFILGLSMLPFLWNVVRSYRFGDPVTVDDPWGYGNSLEWATTCPPPRHNFTELPRIRSERPAFELHYPHMTERMRAEGNISFTGKARSLDESALTPPEVKASDATKGETG encoded by the coding sequence GTGGACACACAGATCGGCGTCCGCCCGACGCGGATCCAGCAGCCTGCCCCGCTGCCCGGTAAGCGGTGGCAGGCCATGCTCAGCCTGCTGCGCACGACCGATCACAAGGTGATCGGCAAGCTGTACATGGTCACCTCGATGGTGTTCTTCATGGTCGGTGGCGTCATGGCGCTGCTGATCCGTGCCGAACTGGCGCAGCCGGGGCTGCACTTTTTGTCCACAGAGCAGTACAACCAGATGTTCACGCTGCACGGCACGTTGATGCTGCTGCTGTACGCGACGCCTGTGCTGTTCGCCTTCGCCAACCTGGTTTTGCCGCTCCAGATCGGCTCGCCCGACGTGGCGTTCCCCCGCCTCAACGCGTTCTCGTACTGGTTGTTCCTGCTCGGCGGTCTGATCGTGATGGGGTCGCTGCTCACGCCAGGCGGCGGGGCCGACTTCGGGTGGACCGCCTACACCCCGCTGTCGCGCCCGACGTTCTCCCCCGGCATCGGCGGCAATCTGTGGGTGATGGGCCTTGTGGTGTCCGGTCTCGGCACCATCCTCGGCGCGGTCAACATGATCACGACCGTGGTGTGTCTCCGCGCGCCGGGGATGACAATGTGGCGGATGCCGCTGTTCACCTGGAACATTCTGTTCACCAGCATCCTGATCCTGATCGCGTTCCCCCCGCTCACGGCGGCGTTGCTGGGGTTGGGGGCTGACAGGCTGATCGGCGCGCACGTGTTCGATCCCGCCAACGGCGGAGCCATCCTGTGGCAGCACCTGTTCTGGTTCTTCGGCCATCCCGAGGTCTACATCATCGCGCTGCCGTTCTTCGGGATCATCACGGAGATCATTCCCGTGTTCAGCCGGAAACCTCTCTTCGGGTACCGGCTGATGGTGTTCGCGACCATCGGGATCATGGGCCTTTCCGCGGTGGTGTGGGCCCACCACATGTTCGCCACGGGGGCGGTGCTGCTGCCATTCTTCTCGATGACGACGTTCTTGATCGCTGTGCCGACGGGGATCAAGTTCTTCAACTGGATCGGCACGATGTGGAAGGGGCAGTTGACGTTCGAGACACCGATGTTGTTCTCGGTCGGTTTTCTCGTCACGTTCCTGCTCGGCGGGCTGAGTGGAGTCATCCTTGCCGCCCCGCCTCTCGACTTCCACGTGCACGACACGTATTTCGTGGTGGCGCATTTCCACTACGTGCTCTTCGGCACCATCGTGTTCGCCACGTTCGCGGGAATCTATTTCTGGTTCCCGAAGTTCACGGGGCGGATGATGAACGAGCCGCTCGGCAAGCTGCATTTCTGGCTCACGTTCGTCGGCTTCCACACGGCGTTCCTCGTGCAGCACTGGCTCGGTAACGAGGGCATGCCCCGCCGCTACGCCGACTACCTGCCCACCGACGGGTTCACCACTCTGCACGCCGTGTCGTCGATCGGCTCGTTCATTCTCGGCCTTTCGATGTTGCCGTTCCTGTGGAACGTCGTGCGCAGTTACCGGTTCGGCGACCCGGTGACGGTGGACGATCCCTGGGGCTACGGCAACTCGCTCGAATGGGCAACGACCTGCCCGCCCCCTCGGCACAATTTCACGGAGTTGCCGCGGATCCGATCGGAGCGGCCCGCATTCGAGCTGCACTATCCGCACATGACCGAGCGAATGCGTGCGGAGGGGAACATCTCGTTCACCGGCAAGGCGAGATCGCTCGACGAGTCCGCCCTGACACCGCCCGAGGTGAAGGCGTCGGACGCCACGAAGGGCGAGACAGGCTAG
- a CDS encoding DUF309 domain-containing protein: MAERDRDDEGRARNARPRDGLGRPLPRGATGVPRQPEGVSRTPEETVLEAQRLLDEGKPFHAHEVFEDAWKSGPEAERELWRGLAQLAVGLTHAARGNRTGAVALLRRGADAIEPFAEATPHGIDITALRDWASALAESVPRHESPPDAATLAPRLRP, translated from the coding sequence GTGGCCGAACGCGACCGAGACGACGAGGGGCGGGCCCGCAACGCCAGGCCGAGGGACGGCCTGGGCAGGCCGTTGCCGCGTGGCGCGACCGGGGTTCCCCGCCAACCCGAGGGTGTGTCACGGACTCCCGAGGAGACGGTGCTGGAAGCGCAACGGCTGCTCGACGAGGGCAAACCTTTCCACGCGCACGAAGTGTTCGAGGACGCCTGGAAGTCGGGGCCGGAGGCCGAACGGGAACTGTGGCGGGGGCTCGCCCAGCTGGCCGTGGGCCTCACTCACGCGGCCAGGGGGAACCGGACGGGAGCTGTGGCGCTGCTGCGCCGTGGGGCGGACGCCATCGAGCCGTTCGCCGAGGCAACGCCCCATGGCATCGACATCACCGCCCTGCGCGACTGGGCGTCCGCACTCGCCGAGAGCGTACCGCGCCACGAAAGCCCGCCGGACGCGGCGACGCTCGCGCCCCGGCTCAGGCCCTAA
- a CDS encoding SgcJ/EcaC family oxidoreductase, whose translation MTHGEAGQAAEAEVRSLFDRMCEAWTSGDANAYGELFTEDSDYVSFDGTRVTGRAPMVESHDRLFRGVLAGTALVGKVESVRFLSDDVALVHGTGSVLVAWRSTLPKRRLTRNTIVCVRTPVGWRIAAIHNGRVRPLTIPSPDSVPARMARGLVRLARALGLGRAAGVRA comes from the coding sequence ATGACCCACGGTGAAGCCGGACAAGCCGCCGAGGCCGAAGTGCGGTCTCTGTTCGACCGCATGTGTGAGGCATGGACGTCGGGCGACGCCAATGCCTACGGGGAACTGTTCACCGAGGACAGCGACTACGTCTCCTTCGACGGCACCCGCGTGACGGGCCGCGCGCCGATGGTGGAGTCCCACGACCGGCTCTTCCGCGGCGTCCTGGCGGGAACGGCGCTGGTCGGGAAGGTCGAGTCCGTCCGATTTCTCTCCGACGACGTCGCTCTCGTCCACGGCACAGGGTCGGTCCTCGTCGCCTGGCGGTCCACGCTGCCCAAGCGGCGGCTCACCCGCAACACCATCGTGTGCGTCCGCACGCCGGTCGGCTGGCGGATCGCCGCCATCCACAACGGCCGGGTGCGGCCGCTGACGATTCCCTCGCCCGACTCCGTCCCCGCGCGCATGGCCAGGGGACTCGTGCGGCTGGCCCGTGCACTCGGGCTTGGCAGGGCCGCGGGGGTTAGGGCCTGA
- a CDS encoding MarR family winged helix-turn-helix transcriptional regulator, which produces MSPTGTRDELIAQIMGTLARRHSTATVLLHHAVAERLGLGPTDHKCLDLVVERGPMTGSELAGITGLTSGAITGVVARLERAGFLSREPDPHDGRKQLLHCTPEGRQRIGEVFAELADASTLLSGFDAHQLAAIAEFLGRGTDFSFRQAALLRAHAMTRLKRRQT; this is translated from the coding sequence ATGTCGCCGACCGGAACCCGCGACGAGTTGATCGCCCAGATCATGGGCACGCTGGCTCGTCGTCACAGCACCGCGACGGTGCTGCTGCACCACGCCGTGGCCGAACGGCTTGGCCTGGGGCCCACCGACCACAAGTGCCTCGACCTCGTCGTGGAGCGGGGGCCGATGACCGGCAGTGAACTGGCAGGGATCACTGGACTCACCAGCGGGGCGATCACCGGCGTGGTGGCGAGGCTGGAGCGGGCGGGATTTCTCAGTCGCGAGCCCGACCCGCACGACGGCCGTAAGCAGTTGCTCCACTGCACCCCCGAAGGGCGGCAGCGCATCGGTGAGGTCTTCGCTGAACTCGCCGACGCGTCCACACTGCTGTCGGGTTTCGACGCCCACCAGTTGGCCGCGATCGCCGAGTTCCTCGGCAGGGGGACCGATTTCTCCTTCCGGCAGGCCGCTCTCCTTCGCGCCCACGCGATGACCCGACTCAAGAGGAGGCAGACATGA
- a CDS encoding aminoglycoside 3'-phosphotransferase yields the protein MNTREVAEIPTGPVPVPSVVAELAKGDDITPVWENELGGLTFRLDARIGGSRYVKWVAHGTPEIDLAAEADRLAWASRWVRVPRVLGQGSNAEGSWLVTAPVPGRSAVDTRWLADPATAATAIGHGLRVLHDALPVAECPYTWSVADRLARADERIADGEGPGDWFPEHRHLTVAEARGLLDDAPPVDRLVVCHGDACAPNTLLHDDGTFAAHVDLGSLGVADRWADLAVAAWSTEWNHGPGYDHLVYAAYGVEPDPERIAYYRLLWDLA from the coding sequence ATGAACACTCGCGAGGTCGCCGAGATCCCCACCGGACCCGTTCCCGTTCCCTCCGTCGTCGCCGAGCTGGCGAAGGGCGACGACATCACCCCGGTGTGGGAGAACGAACTGGGAGGACTCACGTTCCGGCTCGACGCGCGGATCGGAGGAAGCCGTTACGTCAAGTGGGTCGCCCACGGCACGCCCGAGATCGACCTGGCCGCCGAGGCGGACCGTCTCGCGTGGGCGAGTCGCTGGGTTCGCGTACCGCGTGTGCTGGGCCAGGGCTCGAACGCCGAAGGCTCGTGGCTGGTGACCGCCCCAGTACCGGGACGGTCCGCAGTGGACACCCGCTGGCTCGCCGATCCCGCCACGGCGGCCACGGCCATCGGGCACGGGCTTCGTGTGTTGCACGACGCGCTTCCCGTCGCCGAGTGCCCGTACACGTGGAGTGTCGCCGACCGGCTCGCGCGCGCCGACGAGCGCATCGCCGACGGTGAGGGACCCGGTGACTGGTTCCCCGAGCACCGCCATCTCACGGTCGCCGAGGCGCGCGGCCTGCTCGACGACGCCCCGCCGGTTGACCGGCTCGTGGTGTGCCACGGCGATGCCTGCGCGCCTAACACGCTGCTGCACGACGACGGCACGTTCGCCGCGCACGTCGATCTCGGCTCGCTCGGCGTCGCCGACCGCTGGGCGGATCTCGCCGTCGCGGCGTGGAGCACGGAGTGGAACCACGGGCCCGGCTACGACCACCTCGTCTACGCCGCGTACGGCGTCGAGCCCGACCCCGAGCGCATCGCCTACTACCGGCTGCTCTGGGACCTCGCCTGA
- a CDS encoding amidase, with translation MAAMRYDEYRRYDAVGLAGLVARGEVSPAELLEVAIRRTEDVNGRLNAIVHPMYDVARTRAASELSGPFAGVPFLLKDLMQDYAGVPTGSGSRALRHRSPAKHSEVVRRWLDAGLVVFGKTATPEFGLKGVTEPDATGPTRNPWSLDHTPGGSSGGSAAAVAAGVVPVAGASDGGGSIRIPAACCGIVGLKPGRGLVPAGPGHAEHLAGAATDGVVSRTVRDTAAMLDVLARTPDPGAPYPVAVPATSYVELARRTPPRLRIGFTTRSPLGTPVHADAVAAVDHAATLLGKLGHDVEPAEPGIDGVALARDFMTMWSAQTAVTIAAAKRDTGARDREFEVDTRLLAASAHSVRAVEHAEARARWNDYTRALADFHDRYDLLLTPALARPPVRVGELATPPLLRLGGELLLRLRLTGPFTKTRLWNDQVLANLAPVPFTQLANITGRPAMSVPLYRTASGLPLGVQFVGGLGGEATLLALATQLEEEFPWADAEPDL, from the coding sequence ATGGCGGCGATGCGATACGACGAGTACCGGCGATACGACGCGGTCGGGCTTGCCGGGCTGGTGGCGCGGGGTGAGGTGTCGCCCGCCGAGCTGCTGGAGGTGGCGATCCGCCGCACCGAGGACGTCAACGGGCGGCTCAACGCGATCGTTCACCCGATGTACGACGTCGCCAGAACGCGAGCGGCATCGGAGTTGTCGGGGCCGTTCGCGGGGGTTCCGTTCCTGCTCAAGGACCTGATGCAGGACTACGCGGGCGTGCCGACGGGCAGCGGTTCGCGGGCGCTGCGCCACCGTTCGCCCGCGAAACACAGTGAGGTCGTGCGGCGCTGGCTCGACGCGGGACTCGTGGTGTTCGGCAAGACCGCCACGCCCGAGTTCGGCCTCAAGGGCGTCACCGAGCCGGACGCGACGGGCCCCACCCGCAACCCGTGGAGCCTCGACCACACTCCGGGCGGTTCGTCAGGCGGTTCGGCGGCAGCGGTGGCGGCCGGGGTGGTGCCGGTGGCCGGTGCGAGTGACGGCGGAGGCTCCATCCGCATCCCGGCCGCCTGCTGCGGCATTGTCGGGCTCAAACCCGGTCGTGGCCTTGTGCCCGCAGGGCCCGGCCACGCCGAGCACCTCGCGGGTGCTGCCACGGACGGCGTGGTGTCCCGCACCGTTCGCGACACCGCCGCGATGCTCGACGTGCTGGCGCGCACACCCGACCCCGGCGCGCCGTATCCGGTCGCCGTCCCCGCCACGTCCTACGTCGAACTCGCCCGCCGCACACCGCCGAGGTTGCGGATCGGCTTCACGACCCGGTCTCCCCTCGGCACGCCCGTGCACGCGGACGCGGTCGCGGCCGTTGACCACGCGGCCACGCTGCTGGGGAAACTCGGCCACGACGTCGAGCCTGCCGAACCCGGCATCGACGGGGTGGCGCTCGCCCGCGACTTCATGACGATGTGGTCGGCGCAGACGGCCGTGACCATCGCCGCGGCCAAACGGGACACCGGCGCCCGCGATCGGGAGTTCGAAGTGGACACCCGGCTGCTCGCCGCGTCCGCGCACTCGGTGCGTGCGGTGGAACACGCCGAGGCGCGGGCGCGCTGGAACGACTACACGCGCGCGCTGGCCGACTTCCACGACCGCTACGACCTGCTGCTCACCCCGGCGCTCGCCCGGCCGCCCGTGCGCGTCGGCGAACTGGCCACGCCTCCGCTGCTGCGGCTCGGCGGCGAACTGCTGCTCCGACTTCGCCTGACCGGCCCGTTCACGAAGACCAGGCTCTGGAACGACCAGGTACTCGCCAACCTCGCACCTGTCCCCTTCACCCAACTGGCCAACATCACCGGCAGGCCCGCGATGTCCGTGCCCCTCTACCGGACGGCGAGCGGCCTGCCTCTCGGGGTGCAGTTCGTCGGCGGGCTCGGTGGCGAGGCGACACTGCTGGCGCTCGCCACACAACTGGAGGAGGAATTCCCGTGGGCGGACGCGGAACCGGATCTATGA
- a CDS encoding VOC family protein: MRLHLAALVVADYDRAIRFFVDALGFDLVEDTPSLTNDGRPKRWVVVRPPGGETGILLAQADGEHQRAVVGDQCAGRVAFFLQVDDFDSAYDRMVAAGVEFVTAPRTESYGRVAVFLDIEGNKWDLLGPA; this comes from the coding sequence ATGCGACTTCACCTGGCCGCGCTGGTGGTGGCCGACTACGACCGCGCCATCCGGTTCTTCGTGGACGCGCTGGGGTTCGACCTCGTCGAGGACACGCCGTCGCTGACGAACGACGGCCGCCCCAAGCGGTGGGTCGTCGTCCGGCCGCCCGGCGGGGAGACCGGGATCCTGCTCGCTCAGGCCGACGGTGAGCACCAGAGGGCCGTGGTCGGCGACCAGTGCGCGGGCAGGGTGGCGTTCTTCCTCCAGGTTGACGACTTCGACTCCGCGTATGACCGGATGGTGGCGGCAGGCGTGGAATTCGTGACGGCGCCGCGCACCGAAAGCTACGGGCGGGTGGCGGTCTTCCTCGACATCGAGGGCAACAAATGGGATCTGCTCGGCCCCGCGTGA
- a CDS encoding DinB family protein has protein sequence MTSTATTPHSPTAAGVTGERADLLAMLAQQRYFLRHTTRDLTDEQARQRTTASELCLGGLIKHVAAVEVSWRNFIERGPEAMEPTPTAETDWATQFDLLPGETLEGVLADYAEVAARTDELVAGLPGLDADQPLPQAPWFEPGARWSARRVLLHIITETAQHTGHADIIRESLDGAKSMG, from the coding sequence ATGACCAGTACCGCGACGACGCCGCACAGCCCCACCGCCGCAGGCGTCACCGGCGAACGCGCCGACCTCCTGGCGATGCTGGCTCAGCAGCGTTACTTCCTGCGGCACACGACCCGCGACCTGACCGACGAGCAGGCCAGGCAACGCACGACCGCGAGCGAGTTGTGCCTCGGCGGCCTGATCAAGCACGTCGCGGCGGTCGAAGTCAGCTGGAGGAACTTCATCGAGCGTGGCCCCGAGGCGATGGAGCCCACCCCTACTGCGGAGACGGACTGGGCAACCCAGTTCGACCTGCTGCCAGGGGAGACGCTGGAGGGCGTGCTGGCCGACTATGCCGAGGTCGCCGCACGGACCGACGAGCTGGTCGCCGGCCTTCCCGGCCTCGACGCCGACCAGCCGCTCCCGCAGGCACCGTGGTTCGAGCCCGGTGCGCGGTGGTCGGCTCGCCGGGTGCTGCTGCACATCATCACCGAAACCGCCCAGCACACCGGTCACGCCGACATCATTCGCGAATCCCTCGACGGCGCGAAGAGCATGGGCTGA
- a CDS encoding YajQ family cyclic di-GMP-binding protein yields the protein MADPSFDVVSKVDRQEVDNALNQASKELSTRFDFRGTGAKVEWAGEHAVTIEAETEERAKAAVEVFKEKLIKRGISLKAFEADEPAVSGKIYKVNGKILEGIESDKAKKIAKFIRDEGPKGVQAQVQGDQLRVSGKKKDHLQEVIALLKNEDFGIALQFTNYR from the coding sequence GTGGCCGATCCCTCTTTCGACGTCGTCAGCAAGGTCGATCGTCAGGAAGTGGACAACGCGCTCAACCAGGCGAGCAAGGAGCTGTCCACGCGGTTCGACTTCCGCGGCACCGGCGCCAAGGTCGAGTGGGCCGGTGAGCATGCCGTGACGATCGAGGCGGAGACCGAGGAGCGCGCCAAGGCGGCGGTCGAGGTCTTCAAGGAGAAGCTCATCAAACGAGGCATCTCCCTCAAGGCATTCGAGGCCGACGAGCCCGCGGTGTCGGGCAAGATCTACAAGGTCAACGGCAAGATCCTGGAAGGCATCGAGTCGGACAAGGCGAAGAAGATCGCCAAGTTCATTCGGGACGAGGGCCCGAAGGGCGTGCAGGCGCAGGTCCAGGGCGATCAACTGCGGGTGTCCGGCAAGAAGAAGGACCACCTTCAGGAAGTCATCGCGCTGCTGAAGAACGAAGACTTCGGCATCGCGCTGCAATTCACCAACTACCGGTGA